Proteins found in one Streptococcus anginosus subsp. whileyi MAS624 genomic segment:
- a CDS encoding DEAD/DEAH box helicase, which produces MAKLIPGKIRTEGIALYEAGKIEILKVKDQMIYSRVESHNLRYSLDDEAIFCACDFFQKKKYCAHLAGLEYFLKNDPEGKVVLANLEEEQTTSEETQTKVSFGSLFLDKILQTEEVAVHYELSAVGQEDDYTGQFLWTLRISRLPDERSYVIRDIRAFLKIVEKGDYYQIGKHYYEKMQLAAFDEASQEVIQFLRGLVSYQQDQDASFIFPNAARHLYFPSSLFEEGVNRLMNLPHFRLEYSLYDYDKIFFQDLHAEVGIYDFTVEENLDYFELTITEQNYKILYGGDFIFYGDHFYQLTEQQKRMIQVIRELPVDTDRKKRLQFDTSDQAKLASGLLEFGKVGSIHAPESLVIHTFTPLFDFELLDTQEIRLKIQFDYGNRVVDTRFMLEELPFASDFQLEQRVFQQALSAGFEADFTSTRPPLQPQEIYSFFTATLPHFRRLGKVFVAENLTALYQVERPAVSVQTNGGLLDIGFDFTSIDQTEVDDALEALFSANDYFISRSGKVLVFDEETKRVSKTLQDLRAKKGKGGIFRTQRIAAYQLSELFKDQEKVSFSEEFRHLAFDLTHPEEFALPTLKVAATLRDYQETGVKWMSMLYRYGFGGILADDMGLGKTLQTIAFLSSQLKKETNVLILAPSSLIYNWLDEFAKFAPEMDVAVIYGLKPVRDNLIAEGHQVMITSYASFRQDVEEYSQLNFDYLFLDEAQVMKNAQTKIAHHLRNFEVKNTFALSGTPIENNLGELWSIFQIVLPGLLPSKKNFLKLPAETVARFIKPFVMRRKKEDVLQELPDLIEVSYRNELADSQKAIYLAQLKQMQERVLASTEEELNRSKMEILSGLMRLRQICDTPALFMEDYHGESGKLESLLELLEQIQTGNHRVLIFSQFRGMLDIIEKELKKMKMEMFKITGSTPAKDRQEMTNAFNNGEGDAFLISLKAGGVGLNLTGADTVILVDLWWNPAVESQAIGRAHRMGQERNVEVYRLITRGTIEEKIQELQESKRHLVSTILDGTESRSSLTVAEIREILGISTETLEK; this is translated from the coding sequence ATGGCAAAATTGATTCCTGGGAAGATTCGGACGGAAGGAATTGCCCTTTACGAAGCAGGGAAAATTGAAATTCTCAAAGTGAAAGATCAGATGATTTACAGCCGAGTGGAAAGTCACAATCTGCGATATAGCTTGGACGACGAAGCCATTTTTTGTGCCTGTGATTTTTTTCAAAAAAAGAAATATTGTGCTCATCTTGCAGGATTAGAATATTTTCTAAAAAATGATCCTGAAGGGAAAGTCGTTTTGGCAAATCTGGAAGAAGAACAGACAACTTCAGAAGAAACTCAAACGAAGGTCTCTTTTGGCAGTCTCTTCTTGGATAAAATCCTCCAGACAGAAGAAGTAGCCGTTCACTATGAACTGTCTGCGGTCGGGCAAGAAGATGATTATACAGGACAATTTTTGTGGACCTTGCGCATCAGTCGTTTACCAGATGAGCGCTCCTATGTTATCCGGGATATTCGTGCTTTTTTAAAGATTGTTGAAAAAGGCGATTATTATCAAATCGGCAAGCACTATTATGAAAAAATGCAATTGGCTGCTTTTGATGAAGCTAGTCAAGAGGTGATCCAGTTTTTACGAGGACTTGTTTCTTATCAGCAAGATCAAGATGCTTCTTTTATCTTTCCAAATGCAGCTAGACATCTTTATTTTCCGTCTAGTCTGTTTGAAGAAGGCGTAAATCGACTCATGAATTTACCACATTTTCGCTTAGAATACAGTCTTTATGACTATGACAAAATCTTTTTCCAAGATTTGCATGCTGAAGTAGGCATCTATGATTTTACAGTAGAGGAAAATTTGGATTATTTTGAACTCACCATTACAGAGCAAAATTATAAAATCTTGTATGGTGGTGACTTTATTTTTTATGGGGATCATTTCTATCAACTGACGGAGCAACAAAAGCGGATGATTCAGGTGATTCGAGAATTGCCTGTGGATACCGATCGCAAAAAACGCCTTCAATTTGATACAAGCGATCAAGCAAAACTAGCTTCAGGACTATTAGAATTTGGCAAAGTCGGCTCTATTCACGCACCGGAAAGTCTGGTGATTCATACGTTCACTCCGCTGTTTGATTTCGAGTTATTGGATACTCAGGAAATTCGTCTCAAAATCCAGTTTGATTATGGAAATCGTGTTGTGGATACTCGTTTTATGTTGGAAGAATTGCCATTTGCCAGCGATTTTCAGTTAGAACAAAGGGTTTTTCAACAAGCTCTATCTGCTGGTTTTGAAGCAGATTTCACAAGCACTCGTCCGCCATTGCAACCACAAGAAATCTACTCCTTTTTCACGGCGACTCTGCCTCATTTTAGGCGCTTGGGAAAGGTATTTGTGGCAGAAAACCTGACAGCCTTGTACCAAGTGGAAAGACCAGCAGTTTCTGTTCAGACAAATGGTGGATTGTTGGATATCGGGTTTGACTTTACAAGTATTGACCAGACAGAAGTAGACGATGCGTTAGAAGCTCTTTTTTCGGCTAATGATTATTTCATTAGTCGCTCTGGCAAGGTGCTCGTTTTTGATGAAGAAACAAAAAGAGTCAGCAAAACCTTACAGGATTTACGAGCTAAAAAAGGAAAAGGGGGTATTTTTCGGACGCAGCGAATTGCTGCTTATCAGCTATCTGAATTGTTTAAAGATCAAGAAAAAGTTAGCTTTTCGGAGGAATTTCGCCATTTAGCCTTTGATTTGACGCATCCAGAGGAATTTGCGCTACCGACGTTAAAAGTGGCAGCAACTTTGCGTGACTACCAAGAGACTGGCGTTAAATGGATGTCTATGCTTTATCGTTACGGATTTGGCGGTATTTTAGCAGATGATATGGGGTTGGGAAAAACCCTTCAAACTATTGCCTTTTTAAGTAGTCAGCTAAAAAAAGAGACCAATGTTTTGATTTTGGCTCCGTCTAGTTTGATTTACAATTGGCTGGATGAGTTTGCGAAATTTGCACCAGAAATGGATGTAGCAGTCATTTATGGATTAAAGCCAGTCAGAGATAACTTGATTGCAGAAGGTCATCAGGTGATGATTACAAGCTATGCTTCTTTCCGTCAAGATGTTGAAGAATATAGTCAATTGAACTTTGATTATCTCTTTTTAGATGAAGCGCAGGTCATGAAAAATGCACAGACCAAGATTGCTCATCATCTACGAAATTTTGAGGTCAAAAATACCTTTGCTCTTTCTGGAACACCGATTGAAAATAACCTCGGCGAATTATGGTCTATTTTTCAAATTGTTTTGCCAGGATTACTACCTAGCAAAAAGAACTTTTTGAAACTGCCTGCAGAAACTGTCGCTCGTTTTATCAAACCATTTGTCATGCGGCGGAAGAAAGAAGATGTCTTGCAAGAATTGCCAGATCTCATCGAAGTGTCTTATCGCAATGAACTGGCAGATAGTCAAAAGGCTATCTACCTAGCGCAGTTAAAACAAATGCAGGAGCGCGTGCTTGCTTCTACAGAGGAAGAACTCAATCGCAGCAAAATGGAAATTTTATCCGGCTTGATGCGTTTGCGCCAAATCTGTGATACCCCAGCGCTCTTTATGGAAGATTATCATGGAGAGAGTGGTAAACTAGAAAGCCTGCTAGAGCTGCTAGAACAGATTCAGACGGGAAACCACCGTGTGCTCATCTTTTCTCAATTCCGAGGCATGCTCGACATTATCGAAAAAGAATTGAAAAAGATGAAAATGGAGATGTTTAAAATTACAGGCTCTACCCCAGCAAAAGATCGCCAAGAGATGACAAATGCTTTCAACAATGGGGAAGGAGACGCTTTTCTAATCTCCCTAAAAGCTGGTGGTGTTGGCTTAAACCTGACAGGTGCAGATACCGTTATTCTAGTTGACCTTTGGTGGAATCCAGCAGTAGAGTCTCAGGCAATTGGTCGAGCTCACCGTATGGGTCAAGAAAGAAATGTAGAAGTCTATCGCCTGATTACGCGAGGTACAATCGAAGAAAAAATTCAAGAGTTGCAGGAAAGCAAGCGCCATCTCGTATCAACTATCCTAGATGGAACAGAATCCCGTAGCAGCCTAACCGTTGCTGAAATACGAGAAATTCTAGGAATTTCTACAGAAACACTTGAAAAATAG